One Polypterus senegalus isolate Bchr_013 chromosome 10, ASM1683550v1, whole genome shotgun sequence DNA segment encodes these proteins:
- the thoc6 gene encoding THO complex subunit 6 homolog isoform X2: protein MTIFSQSFSPCGRFLAAGNNYGEIAIFSLCAALSADATENSQKPIVTFKAHDGPIFSLLSTDTQLLSSGNGEVRAWNWAELVKKGCKAVWCNKPPYSTSLEMPEINSMLLNPKDGSLLLGCGDNNIHIMDLESGMFKGVLKGHKDYVHCLALRDSAGECLSGGEDGAVRIWDLKTCSLVQAIEVFKYPECARPQYGKWISCLATDSDWMLCGGGPSMSLWHLRSVTPTTIFPVPGCQREALFYQDLILSIGDSPFVSHCQLNGDIRARIPCTPPNLYSLQLNENSPEHRVLAVSGSSSKIDVFTNFGYRAFSLSFT from the exons AACAACTATGGGGAAATTGCAATTTTCAG CCTGTGTGCTGCTCTCAGTGCAGATGCCACAGAAAACAGTCAGAAGCCCATTGTGACTTTTAAAG CTCATGATGGTCCCATCTTCAGTCTGCTGTCAACTGACACACAACTCCTGAGTTCAGGAAACGGCGAGGTACGAGCCTGGAATTGGGCCGAGCTCGTCAAGAAG GGCTGTAAAGCCGTTTGGTGCAACAAACCTCCGTACAG CACGAGTCTGGAGATGCCCGAGATCAACAGTATGCTGCTCAACCCAAAG GATGGATCTCTGCTGCTGGGATGCGGTGACAACAATATTCACATTATGGACTTGGAATCAGGGATGTTTAAG ggTGTGCTCAAGGGACACAAGGACTATGTTCACTGCCTGGCGCTGAGAGACTCGGCCGGAGAGTGTCTATCTGGTGGTGAAGATGGAGCTGTCCGGATTTGGG ACTTGAAGACGTGCTCTCTGGTGCAGGCCATCGAAGTCTTCAAATACCCG gAATGTGCAAGGCCTCAGTATGGGAAGTGGATCAGTTGCCTAGCAACAGATTCCGACTGGATG CTCTGTGGCGGGGGTCCTTCCATGTCTCTCTGGCACCTtcgctctgtcacacccaccaccatCTTCCCTGTGCCAGGTTGTCAGCGGGAAGCTCTCTTCTACCAGGACCTG ATCCTGTCCATTGGGGACAGCCCATTTGTGTCCCACTGCCAACTCAATGGAGACATCCGGGCACGCATTCCCTGCACCCCACCCAACTTGTACAGTCTTCAGCTAAATGAGAATTCGCCGGAGCACCGG GTGCTGGCCGTGTCGGGCAGCAGCTCAAAGATTGACGTCTTTACCAATTTTGGCTACCGGGCCTTCTCTCTCAGCTTTACCTGA
- the thoc6 gene encoding THO complex subunit 6 homolog isoform X1, which translates to MGPVEFDPERPLQVLHMTIFSQSFSPCGRFLAAGNNYGEIAIFSLCAALSADATENSQKPIVTFKAHDGPIFSLLSTDTQLLSSGNGEVRAWNWAELVKKGCKAVWCNKPPYSTSLEMPEINSMLLNPKDGSLLLGCGDNNIHIMDLESGMFKGVLKGHKDYVHCLALRDSAGECLSGGEDGAVRIWDLKTCSLVQAIEVFKYPECARPQYGKWISCLATDSDWMLCGGGPSMSLWHLRSVTPTTIFPVPGCQREALFYQDLILSIGDSPFVSHCQLNGDIRARIPCTPPNLYSLQLNENSPEHRVLAVSGSSSKIDVFTNFGYRAFSLSFT; encoded by the exons AACAACTATGGGGAAATTGCAATTTTCAG CCTGTGTGCTGCTCTCAGTGCAGATGCCACAGAAAACAGTCAGAAGCCCATTGTGACTTTTAAAG CTCATGATGGTCCCATCTTCAGTCTGCTGTCAACTGACACACAACTCCTGAGTTCAGGAAACGGCGAGGTACGAGCCTGGAATTGGGCCGAGCTCGTCAAGAAG GGCTGTAAAGCCGTTTGGTGCAACAAACCTCCGTACAG CACGAGTCTGGAGATGCCCGAGATCAACAGTATGCTGCTCAACCCAAAG GATGGATCTCTGCTGCTGGGATGCGGTGACAACAATATTCACATTATGGACTTGGAATCAGGGATGTTTAAG ggTGTGCTCAAGGGACACAAGGACTATGTTCACTGCCTGGCGCTGAGAGACTCGGCCGGAGAGTGTCTATCTGGTGGTGAAGATGGAGCTGTCCGGATTTGGG ACTTGAAGACGTGCTCTCTGGTGCAGGCCATCGAAGTCTTCAAATACCCG gAATGTGCAAGGCCTCAGTATGGGAAGTGGATCAGTTGCCTAGCAACAGATTCCGACTGGATG CTCTGTGGCGGGGGTCCTTCCATGTCTCTCTGGCACCTtcgctctgtcacacccaccaccatCTTCCCTGTGCCAGGTTGTCAGCGGGAAGCTCTCTTCTACCAGGACCTG ATCCTGTCCATTGGGGACAGCCCATTTGTGTCCCACTGCCAACTCAATGGAGACATCCGGGCACGCATTCCCTGCACCCCACCCAACTTGTACAGTCTTCAGCTAAATGAGAATTCGCCGGAGCACCGG GTGCTGGCCGTGTCGGGCAGCAGCTCAAAGATTGACGTCTTTACCAATTTTGGCTACCGGGCCTTCTCTCTCAGCTTTACCTGA